A region from the Rhodamnia argentea isolate NSW1041297 chromosome 7, ASM2092103v1, whole genome shotgun sequence genome encodes:
- the LOC115748685 gene encoding ras-related protein RABC2a-like: protein MGSTSGQGGTYDFSFKILLIGDSGVGKSSLLISFISAAPEIIAPTIGVDFKIKLLTVGGKRLKLTIWDTAGQERFRTLTSSFYRNAHGIILVYDVTRRETFTNLSDLWAKEVELYSTNQDCVKMLVGNKVDRDSDRAVTKEEGVALAGELGCLFAECSAKTRENVEKCFEQLALKIMEVPSLLEGPNAQGNVFKEKPEPHSPPRRSCCS from the exons ATGGGTTCTACTTCGGGCCAGGGCGGCACTTACGATTTCTCGTTCAAAATATTGCTGATCGGAGATTCTGGGGTCGGCAAAAGCAGTCTTCTTATCAGTTTCATCTCTGCTGCTCCAGAGATCATTGCCCCTACCATTG GAGTGGATTTTAAGATCAAGCTTCTAACAGTTGGTGGGAAGAGACTAAAGCTCACAATATGGGACACTG CTGGACAGGAGAGGTTTAGAACATTGACAAGCTCCTTCTACCGCAATGCCCATGGTATCATTCTTG TGTATGACGTGACGAGAAGAGAAACATTCACAAACTTGTCTGATCTGTGGGCAAAAGAAGTTGAGCTCTACTCCACTAATCAAGACTGCGTTAAGATGCTTGTGGGAAACAAAGTCGACCGT GATTCAGACAGAGCGGTGACAAAGGAGGAGGGAGTTGCTCTCGCTGGAGAGCTCGGATGTTTGTTCGCCGAATGCAGCGCCAAAACCAGAGAAAACGTGGAAAAATGCTTTGAACAGCTTGCCTTAAAG ATAATGGAGGTTCCTAGTCTGCTAGAAGGACCTAATGCTCAGGGAAACGTTTTCAAAGAGAAGCCCGAACCCCACTCACCTCCTCGGCGCAGTTGCTGCTCCTAA